The Chryseobacterium geocarposphaerae genome window below encodes:
- a CDS encoding TolC family protein — translation MKRNCITARKLKIGIAAACMIFGFSSVSAQQQISLQEAIKQALQNKAEAKKAALQIKKAEYKIDEAKAGALPQISATAGLTYNPLIQESLLEFGGEKIRAQLGQPWNSTASVQLQQAIFDQRVFTGLKAAKSTREFYILNAQLTNEQLIENVATAYYQVFVQEENLKTIEASYANTERVRNVIQSLVKNGLAKPIDLDRTNVQLTNIGSNKQQLINSVELSKNALKFYMGIPVSTDIELEEKTIEPKPELIASTVNLDERMELKVLNKNRELLVFNKKATEAYLYPTVSLTANYGWGANGGKFPLTNGFKNGVLWSDYSAIGLNVSIPIFTGGATKAKINQAEIDIQDLDQDIQNTQLSLSLDYKNAITNMENALINIDSMKDNVALAERVQKNTQSNYQNGLATLTELLDAENALTQAKQNYANALLDYKQAEIKLIKAKGELNTLQNL, via the coding sequence ATGAAAAGAAATTGTATCACTGCAAGGAAGCTAAAAATAGGAATAGCGGCTGCATGTATGATTTTCGGTTTTTCATCAGTATCTGCACAGCAGCAGATCTCTCTTCAGGAGGCCATAAAACAGGCACTTCAGAACAAAGCGGAGGCGAAAAAGGCTGCTTTACAGATTAAAAAAGCCGAATATAAGATTGATGAGGCGAAAGCCGGTGCTTTACCGCAGATAAGTGCTACGGCGGGGTTGACCTACAATCCTCTTATTCAGGAGTCATTGCTGGAATTTGGAGGAGAGAAGATCAGAGCTCAGCTTGGACAGCCATGGAATTCTACGGCTTCTGTACAGCTTCAACAAGCGATTTTTGACCAAAGAGTATTTACAGGTTTAAAAGCTGCAAAATCTACAAGAGAATTCTATATTCTGAATGCGCAGCTTACCAATGAGCAATTGATTGAAAATGTGGCAACAGCTTATTATCAGGTATTTGTACAGGAAGAAAATCTTAAAACCATTGAAGCGAGTTATGCCAATACGGAGAGAGTAAGAAATGTAATCCAGAGCTTGGTAAAGAACGGATTGGCAAAACCAATAGATTTGGATCGTACAAATGTACAGCTAACTAATATTGGTTCAAACAAGCAGCAATTGATCAACTCAGTAGAACTTTCAAAAAATGCTTTGAAATTTTATATGGGAATTCCGGTTAGTACGGATATCGAGCTGGAAGAGAAAACAATTGAGCCAAAACCTGAGCTTATTGCAAGTACTGTAAACCTTGATGAGCGTATGGAGCTTAAAGTTTTAAATAAGAACAGAGAGCTTTTGGTTTTCAATAAAAAAGCTACCGAGGCATATCTTTATCCTACAGTGAGTTTAACGGCAAACTACGGATGGGGAGCAAACGGAGGTAAATTTCCACTGACAAACGGTTTTAAAAACGGAGTTCTTTGGAGTGACTATTCTGCGATCGGTTTGAATGTAAGCATCCCTATTTTTACGGGAGGGGCTACAAAGGCTAAAATAAACCAGGCGGAAATCGATATTCAGGATTTAGATCAGGATATTCAGAATACGCAGCTAAGCTTAAGTTTAGATTATAAAAATGCCATTACCAATATGGAAAATGCGTTGATCAATATCGACAGTATGAAAGATAATGTGGCATTGGCAGAAAGAGTTCAGAAAAATACTCAGTCTAACTATCAAAACGGTTTGGCAACGCTTACAGAATTGCTGGATGCAGAAAACGCATTAACTCAGGCTAAACAAAACTATGCAAATGCCTTGTTAGACTATAAACAGGCCGAAATAAAGCTTATTAAGGCAAAAGGAGAATTAAACACACTACAAAACTTATAA
- a CDS encoding TetR/AcrR family transcriptional regulator translates to MSNQAKKDQTQELIKETTKNLFFVKGKFDATTQEIADAAGVNRTLINYYFRSRDNLIQIIFDEAQKVEHEKSEIIMNSDLPFKEKIGQFIEGSLSTSLQYPYLETYIVSQINKGNCHKKDIEEDELRKLYKDIETEMELGNIEKMEPIQFVLNMISLLVFPSAVRPLLMENLMISDEEFDKIISERKEIILNMLFKN, encoded by the coding sequence ATGTCAAATCAAGCTAAAAAAGACCAAACACAAGAATTGATCAAAGAAACAACGAAGAATTTATTCTTTGTGAAAGGGAAGTTTGACGCCACTACTCAGGAAATTGCTGATGCAGCGGGTGTCAATAGAACGCTTATTAATTATTATTTCCGTTCCAGAGATAATCTGATTCAGATTATTTTTGATGAAGCGCAGAAAGTAGAACACGAAAAATCTGAAATTATCATGAATTCTGATCTGCCTTTCAAAGAAAAGATCGGTCAGTTTATAGAAGGGAGCCTATCAACAAGCCTTCAGTATCCATATCTGGAAACCTATATTGTGTCGCAGATCAATAAAGGAAACTGTCACAAAAAAGATATTGAAGAAGATGAGCTTCGCAAGCTTTACAAAGATATCGAAACCGAAATGGAATTGGGAAATATCGAAAAAATGGAACCTATCCAGTTTGTCCTTAATATGATTTCCCTGTTGGTTTTTCCAAGTGCTGTAAGGCCCTTATTGATGGAAAATTTAATGATTAGCGATGAAGAATTTGATAAGATTATTTCTGAGCGAAAGGAGATTATTTTGAATATGTTGTTTAAAAATTAA
- a CDS encoding CvfB family protein: MQPGKTQTLKISDKNNSGWILTDESGEKAFLPKIFVQDEKEIGDEMEVFVYQDDHKLKATTEIPLAEVGEFAVMSCVQSLPSGAFMDWGIIKDLFIPYKQQKTKIVEGKRYLVYIYVDEDLDLITGTTKFKRNPQYQDLPFKKGDKVDLIMMNESELGWNVVINKKYIGLIYSSDVFKKLYPLSEESGYIKEIREDGKIDVSLQPQGFENIDEFKKKILDKLEENYGLLYLSDKSTPEEIKEEVQMSKKNFKKAIGGLYKDKIIDIEEDKIKLL, from the coding sequence ATGCAACCCGGAAAAACTCAGACTTTAAAAATTTCAGACAAAAACAATTCAGGATGGATCCTAACGGATGAATCTGGTGAAAAAGCTTTTTTACCTAAAATTTTTGTTCAGGATGAAAAAGAAATTGGTGATGAAATGGAGGTTTTCGTTTATCAGGACGACCATAAACTGAAAGCAACTACAGAAATTCCTCTGGCTGAAGTTGGAGAGTTTGCAGTAATGAGTTGTGTACAAAGTCTGCCAAGTGGCGCTTTTATGGATTGGGGAATCATCAAAGATCTGTTCATTCCTTACAAACAGCAAAAAACTAAAATTGTTGAAGGCAAAAGATATTTAGTTTACATTTATGTAGATGAAGATCTGGATTTAATTACAGGAACAACAAAATTCAAGAGAAACCCTCAGTATCAGGATTTGCCTTTTAAAAAAGGAGATAAGGTTGATCTGATCATGATGAATGAAAGTGAACTGGGCTGGAATGTGGTTATCAATAAAAAGTATATCGGATTAATCTACAGTTCGGATGTTTTCAAAAAATTATATCCTTTATCTGAAGAATCAGGATATATTAAAGAAATCAGGGAAGACGGAAAAATTGATGTTTCTTTACAGCCTCAGGGTTTTGAAAATATAGATGAGTTTAAAAAGAAAATTTTAGACAAATTAGAAGAAAACTATGGATTGCTTTATCTTTCGGATAAGTCTACTCCCGAAGAGATTAAAGAGGAGGTTCAGATGAGTAAAAAGAATTTCAAAAAGGCAATTGGAGGATTGTATAAAGATAAGATTATCGATATTGAAGAGGATAAAATTAAATTACTTTAA